In Drosophila teissieri strain GT53w unplaced genomic scaffold, Prin_Dtei_1.1 Segkk126_quiver_pilon_scaf, whole genome shotgun sequence, one genomic interval encodes:
- the LOC122625587 gene encoding secreted RxLR effector protein 161-like — protein MWLALTTRPDILHSVSKLAHRNQNPHAEHMAGIKHILRYLSSTVDVKLHYQQCGQSFCGYVDANWAGDRLARKSYTGYIYLLADGPISWRSEQQRSVALSSTEAEYMALSAAFKDAIVM, from the coding sequence ATGTGGCTAGCTCTGACAACAAGACCGGACATACTGCATTCAGTGTCCAAGTTGGCTCATCGAAACCAAAATCCGCATGCTGAGCACATGGCTGGCATAAAGCACATCCTAAGGTATCTCTCGTCCACAGTTGACGTGAAATTACACTATCAGCAATGTGGTCAATCGTTCTGCGGATACGTGGATGCGAATTGGGCAGGAGATAGGCTTGCCAGGAAGTCTTACACTGGCTACATCTACTTGTTGGCCGATGGTCCAATTTCTTGGCGTTCAGAACAACAGCGAAGCGTGGCGTTAAGCAGTACCGAGGCGGAGTACATGGCACTGTCAGCGGCTTTTAAGGATGCGATAGTCATGTGA